A stretch of the Candidatus Latescibacter sp. genome encodes the following:
- a CDS encoding SDR family oxidoreductase, translating to MNIDLTGMNILVTGASGGIGKCIAQDLAGSGATVAVHYNRSAVNAETLARKLGRGAKAFQADLSNPEECFRLFVDVLDAFEKIDVLVNNAGMIMNSPFDMSADEWLANWNRTIMVNLTAAGILSRAAVNHFIPRGGGRIINIASRAAFRGDTPEYLAYAAAKSGMVAMSRSIARAFGKQGVKSFVVAPGFVRTDINRPFINQYGEDFLVRDLALDSLTEPEDVSPTVVFLASGLMDHATGCSIDINAGSYVR from the coding sequence ATGAACATCGATCTTACCGGCATGAATATTCTGGTTACCGGCGCCAGCGGTGGCATCGGGAAATGTATCGCGCAGGACCTCGCCGGTTCAGGCGCAACTGTCGCCGTACACTACAACCGCAGCGCAGTAAACGCGGAAACACTCGCCCGGAAACTCGGTCGAGGGGCTAAGGCATTCCAGGCCGACCTGTCCAACCCCGAAGAATGTTTCCGCCTGTTCGTTGACGTTCTCGATGCCTTCGAAAAGATCGATGTCCTGGTGAACAACGCGGGAATGATCATGAATTCTCCCTTCGACATGTCCGCTGACGAGTGGCTCGCCAACTGGAACAGAACTATCATGGTCAACCTGACCGCCGCAGGCATTCTCTCACGGGCTGCGGTGAACCATTTCATCCCGCGTGGCGGGGGCCGCATCATCAACATCGCCTCCCGCGCCGCATTCCGGGGAGACACCCCCGAATACCTGGCGTACGCCGCCGCCAAATCAGGCATGGTTGCCATGAGCCGCTCCATCGCACGCGCTTTCGGCAAACAGGGGGTGAAATCCTTCGTGGTGGCGCCCGGCTTCGTCCGTACAGACATCAACCGCCCGTTCATCAATCAGTACGGCGAGGATTTCCTGGTGCGTGACCTCGCGCTCGACAGTCTCACCGAGCCGGAGGATGTTTCCCCCACTGTGGTTTTCCTTGCCAGCGGACTCATGGACCACGCCACCGGCTGTTCTATCGATAT
- the mazG gene encoding nucleoside triphosphate pyrophosphohydrolase, which produces MSSFEELVRIMKLLQAPGGCPWDLEQTHESLKPYLIEEAYEAIEAIDSGSDERLKEELGDVLLQVVFHAEIAGREGRFTIEDVVQGIIDKLKRRHPHVFGEAVAEDSAQVIKNWEEIKRREKREKKEGGSVLDGLPRDLPALIKARRIQEKVSRVGFDWARTEEVMMKVEEELEELKEASRRNSRAEMEEELGDLLFAVANLARFVSLCPEDALRKTIDKFQRRFRYIERELPKRGKKLGEASLEEMDALWEEVKKTEGRN; this is translated from the coding sequence ATGTCATCATTCGAAGAACTTGTGCGCATCATGAAACTACTCCAGGCGCCCGGCGGCTGCCCCTGGGATCTGGAGCAGACCCATGAAAGCCTGAAACCCTATCTCATCGAGGAAGCGTATGAGGCAATAGAGGCAATCGATTCCGGTTCCGATGAGCGCCTGAAAGAAGAGCTGGGCGATGTACTCCTCCAGGTTGTCTTCCATGCCGAAATCGCCGGCCGTGAGGGGCGTTTCACCATAGAGGATGTCGTTCAGGGTATTATCGATAAACTGAAACGCCGCCATCCCCATGTGTTCGGTGAAGCCGTTGCGGAGGATTCCGCCCAGGTAATCAAGAACTGGGAGGAGATCAAGCGCCGTGAAAAGAGGGAGAAAAAAGAAGGCGGGTCTGTGCTCGACGGTCTCCCCAGGGACCTGCCGGCGCTTATCAAAGCCCGCCGTATCCAGGAGAAGGTGTCACGGGTGGGGTTCGACTGGGCGCGAACCGAAGAGGTGATGATGAAGGTTGAGGAGGAGCTTGAAGAGCTCAAGGAAGCCAGCCGCCGTAACAGCCGGGCCGAAATGGAGGAAGAGCTGGGCGATCTCCTGTTTGCGGTGGCGAATCTGGCGAGGTTTGTTTCCCTCTGCCCGGAAGACGCCCTCCGTAAGACCATTGACAAATTCCAGCGGAGGTTCCGGTATATAGAGCGCGAACTCCCCAAGAGAGGGAAAAAGCTCGGCGAGGCTTCCCTGGAGGAAATGGACGCGCTCTGGGAGGAAGTTAAAAAGACGGAAGGAAGAAATTAA
- a CDS encoding DUF433 domain-containing protein, which translates to MNVTWKDYIESNPNVLRGKPCIIGTRIPVSLILGYLAAGYNTDQIIAEFPDLNHEQIAACLDFARELAEFEVVV; encoded by the coding sequence ATGAACGTAACATGGAAAGACTACATTGAAAGCAATCCGAATGTCCTGCGGGGTAAACCGTGTATTATAGGCACAAGAATCCCCGTGAGCCTGATTCTCGGTTATCTCGCGGCTGGCTACAATACGGACCAAATCATTGCTGAATTTCCGGATCTCAATCACGAACAAATTGCTGCCTGTCTGGATTTTGCCCGTGAGTTGGCAGAATTCGAAGTGGTTGTCTGA